A single Xenopus laevis strain J_2021 chromosome 3S, Xenopus_laevis_v10.1, whole genome shotgun sequence DNA region contains:
- the fkbp4.S gene encoding FKBP prolyl isomerase 4 S homeolog (The RefSeq protein has 3 substitutions compared to this genomic sequence), with amino-acid sequence MTADEMKPEGPEHFTMDGSDITPKGDQGVLKLIKKEGTGENTPMIGDKVSVHYTGWLTDGTKFDSSRDRKDKFTFDLGKGEVIKAWDIAVATMKVGEICQIICKPEYAYGTSGSPPKIPPNAVLIFEVELFDFQGEDLSQDEDGGIIRRIRVKGEGYSKPNEGAVVELHLKGMHNGRVFDERELKFEVGEGESIGIPPGVETAIQQMEKGEEADLYLKPKYGFGIAGSAKYQIPPGAELQYDIRLKNFEKAKESWEMNAEEKLEQGCLVKERGTKYFKDGRYRQATIQYKKIVQWLEHESGLSKEEDAKAKSLILAASLNLAACYLKLGEQRAALEYCNKALELEPSNEKGLFRRGEAFMCTNDLEHARNDFTKVLQLYPSNKAARAQLGHCQVRIRQQTEREKKIYANMFQKLAEKESTEVPPTPSDIEMKEPDENGSLKSMAADA; translated from the exons ATGACTGCTGACGAGATGAAGCCTGAGGGACCTGAACACTTCACAATGGATGGCTCCGATATCACCCCCAAAGGAGATCAGGGAGTCCTGAAG CTTATAAAGAAGGAGGGAACAGGGGAGAATACCCCAATGATTGGTGATAAAGTCAGTGTTCATTACACGGGTTGGCTAACGGATGGAACCAAGTTTGATTCCAGCAGGGACAGGAAGGATAAGTTCACCTTTGACCTTGGGAAAG GGGAAGTGATAAAGGCATGGGACATAGCTGTAGCAACCATGAAGGTTGGGGAAATCTGCCAAATAATTTGCAAACCAGAGTATGCCTATGGCACGTCGGGAAGCCCACCCAAGATACCACCCAATGCTGTGCTGATATTTGAG GTGGAGCTGTTTGACTTCCAAGGGGAAGACCTGTCACAGGACGAGGACGGAGGAATTATCCGCAGGATACGAGTGAAAGGAGAGGGCTATTCTAAACCCAATGAAGGAGCAGTGGTGGAAT TACATCTAAAGGGCATGCACAATGGCAGCGTCTTCGATGAAAGGGAGTTGAAGTTTGAGGTGGGCGAAGGAGAGAGCATCGGGATCCCTCCTGGTGTGGAAATTGCAATTCAGCAAATGGAGAAGGGAGAGGAAGCTGTTTTGTATCTGAAGCCAAA ATATGGATTTGGCATTGCCGGGAGTGCAAAATACCAGATTCCGCCTGGAGCAGAGCTGCAATATGATATCAGATTAAAGAATTTCGAGAAG GCTAAAGAGTCATGGGAAATGAACGCAGAGGAGAAGCTTGAGCAGGGCTGTCTCGTGAAAGAACGTGGAACCAAGTATTTTAAG GATGGTCGTTACCGTCAGGCCACTATCCAATACAAGAAGATCGTACAGTGGTTGGAACATGAATCAGGCCTATCAAAGGAAGAAGATGCCAAAGCGAAATCACTTATATTGGCAGCTTCTCTTAACCTGGCTGCGTGTTACCTGAAGCTGGGGGAGCAACGAGCTGCACTAGAGTACTGCAACAAG GCCCTGGAACTTGAGCCCAGCAATGAAAAGGGTCTTTTCCGCAGGGGAGAAGCCTTCATGTGCACCAACGATCTGGAGCATGCTAGGAATGACTTTACAAAAGTGCTCCAGCTATATCCATCCAACAAAGCGGCTCGTGCCCAACTAGGGCACTGCCAGGTTCGTATTCGCCAGCAGACGGAGCGAGAGAAAAAGATCTATGCTAACATGTTCCAGAAGCTAGCAGAAAAAGAAAGCACG GAGGTTCCACCCACCCCCAGTGACATAGAAATGAAAGAACCTGATGAGAATGGATCACTAAAGAGCATGGCAGCAGATGCATAG
- the med7.S gene encoding mediator of RNA polymerase II transcription subunit 7-B (The RefSeq protein has 1 substitution compared to this genomic sequence), which translates to MGEPQQVSALPIPPMQYIKEYTDENIRKGLAPKPPLPINDSYMMFGNQFQCDDLIIRPLETQGIERLHPVQFDHKKELRKLLMSILVNFLDMLDILIRSPGSIRREEKLEDIKLLFVHMHHLINEYRPHQARETLRVMMEVQKRQRLETAERFQKHLERVVEMIQNCLASLPDDLPLPNGADSVKTEPMDVQEPCTDHYKGSQEAAASMKEATIDKDAAMCVIIDEMT; encoded by the coding sequence ATGGGGGAGCCACAGCAAGTCAGCGCTCTACCTATACCCCCCATGCAGTACATTAAGGAGTACACAGATGAAAACATCCGCAAGGGCCTGGCCCCCAAACCTCCCCTCCCCATAAATGACAGCTACATGATGTTCGGCAACCAGTTTCAGTGCGACGACCTCATTATCCGCCCTCTGGAAACGCAGGGCATCGAGAGGCTCCACCCTGTGCAGTTTGATCACAAGAAGGAGCTGAGAAAACTCCTCATGTCCATCCTAGTCAACTTTCTGGATATGTTGGACATCCTGATCCGAAGCCCAGGCAGCATCCGCAGGGAGGAGAAACTGGAGGACATAAAGTTGTTATTTGTTCACATGCACCACCTTATTAATGAGTACAGACCCCACCAGGCACGAGAGACCCTGCGGGTTATGATGGAGGTGCAGAAACGCCAGAGGCTGGAAACAGCTGAGAGATTCCAGAAACACCTGGAGCGAGTAGTGGAGATGATCCAGAACTGTTTGGCATCGCTACCCGATGATCTCCCTCTTCCCAATGGTGCAGACAGTGTAAAAACTGAACCCATGGATGTTCAGGAACCCTGCACTGACCATCACAAAGGATCCCAGGAGGCTGCGGCTTCTATGAAAGAGGCCACAATAGATAAAGATGCAGCTATGTGTGTTATCATTGATGAAATGACCTAG